The Juglans regia cultivar Chandler chromosome 11, Walnut 2.0, whole genome shotgun sequence genome contains the following window.
ATACTTGATGTGATAAAAGGGTGGATTGAAGATGACTTCAGCAAGCCAGGCACATCAGTCATGTCAAGTTCATTTCTCACTCCGAAGGAAATAGTTTCGTTTCTTCAGAAGCTTTCACAAGTTGATAAGCAAAACTTCTCCCCAAGTGCTTTGGAAGAGTGGGATAGGAAATATCTACAGCTTCTTTACGGAATATGTGCTGATTCAAATAAGTAAGTATATTCTAAATTAACTTACATTATGGTTGAATCCTGGTTttagtaaattattttgattggcTTCCAGATTACCCCTGTCCCTGCGTCAAGATGTGTTTCTGAAAGTGGAAAGGCAATTCATGCTTGGTTTACGGGCAAGAGATCCAGAAATTAGGATGAAATTCTTCTCACTTTATCACGAATCTCTTCAAAAGACACTGTTCACAAGGCTGCAATACATCATCCAACTTCAGGATTGGGAAGCTTTGAGTGATGTCTTCTGGCTAAAACAAGGCCTTGATCTGCTTCTTGCAATCTTAGTTGAAGATAAACCTATTACACTGGCTCCGAACTCAGCTAGGGTGCCACCACTTGTGGTTGCAGGTCCTCTTACAGATTGTTCTGGGATGCAGGACCAGGTCCCTAATATTCCAGAAGGCTCTGAGGAAGCTCCTTTAACATTTGAAGCTCTTGTTTTCAAGCATGCGAAGTTTCTGAACGAGATGAGCAAACTCAAGGTGGCTGATCTTGTTATTCCGTTGAGAGAGCTTGCTCATACAGATGCTAATGTTGCATACCATTTGTGGGTGTTGGTATTTCCCATTGTCTGGGTGACATTAAATAAGGAGGAGCAGGTAGCACTAGCAAAACCAATGATAACTCTCCTATCAAAAGACTATCATAAGAAGCAACAAGCCAGCAGGCCAAATGTTGTGCAAGCACTCCTGGAGGGGCTTCAGTTGAGCCACCCTCAACCTCGGATGCCCAGTGAGCTGATCAAATATATTGGAAAGACTTACAATGCCTGGCACATCGCATTGGCTTTGCTGGAAAGTCATGTCATGTTGTTCATGAATGACACAAAGTGCTCTGAGTCTCTGGCTGAGCTTTATCGCTTGCTTAATGAAGAAGATATGAGGTGTGGGTTGTGGAAGAAAAGATCAATCACTGCAGAAACCAGGGCTGGGCTTTCTTTAGTTCAACATGGTTACTGGCAGCGTGCTCAAAGTCTCTTCTACCAAGCCATGGTTAAGGCCACTCAAGGCACATATAACAACACGGTACCTAAGGCTGAGATGTGTCTTTGGGAAGAGCAATGGCTTTATTGTGCTAGTCAACTTAGTCAATGGGATGCACTGGTGGACTTTGGCAAGAGTATTGAGAATTATGAAATACTACTTGACAGTCTCTGGAAGTTGCCTGATTGGGCATATATGAAGGATCATGTAATTCCGAAGGCTCAAGTAGAAGAAACTCCAAAACTTCGGTTGATTCAAGCATTTTTTGCTCTTCATGATAGAAACACAAATGGTGTGGTGGATGCTGAAAACATGGTGGGGAAAGGTGTCGATTTGGCTTTAGAACAATGGTGGCAGTTGCCAGAAATGTCTGTTCATGCGAGGATTCCTCTTTTGCAGCAATTCCAGCAGCTAGTTGAAGTTCAAGAATCAGCTAAAGTCCTTGTGGACATTGCAAATGGTAACAAACTTTCTGGTAGTTCTGTTGGCGTGCATGGAAATCTTTATGCTGATCTCAAAGACATCCTTGAGACTTGGAGACTGAGAACTCCGAATGAATGGGATAATATGTGTGTTTGGTACGATTTGCTCCAATGGAGAAATGAAATGTATAATGCTGTCATAGATGCGTTCAAAGACTTTAGCACCACAAATTCACAACTTCATCACCTTGGTTATCGTGACAAAGCATGGAACGTCAATAGGCTTGCTCACATTGCTCGTAAGCAAGGCCTTTATGATGTTTGTGTGACAATACTCGAAAAGATGTATGGCCATTCCACCATGGAAGTGCAggtaataataactaaaaccaGTTTTAGATCAAGAAAGGGAAACAAAGAACTGTATCCTGTGTCACGTTCTTGGGATCTTTTCTACTAGTGCAAGTATTTGTCCTTCAATAGGCCCAGTTTGTAGAATTTTGGGATTCAAGATAAAACTTGCAATTGATTCTATTCTCTAGGgataatgaatttttattatgcCGACTAAATGTAGTTATTAAGAGGGTTGTTTCTTTTTCATCGTTTGGGTGGATTTTCTGGTATCTTTTAACCATATCTAGATATGTCTAGTGGTTATATTGAGCTTACATTTCTGTTTGGCAACTATAAAGCAGATTGTTGATAGTTTTCTACTTTACATTACCGCCTCTCCGTCGCCTCTTCCATCTTTTGCTCTTGGGGAGGGCTTGTAGAGATAGCTGTCTCATCAGTTTTCTGTTGTATGTTTGCAGGAGGCCTTTGTTAAGATAAGAGAGCAGGCAAAGGCTCTTTTGGAAATGAAGGGGGAGCTTACCAATGGGCTTAATCTGATCAATAGCACTAATTTAGAATATTTTCCTGTGAAAAACAAGGCAGAAATTTTCCGCCTAAAGGGGGATTTCTTGCTAAAGTTAAATGACTCTGAAAATGCCAATCTTGAGTATTCTAATGCTATCACCCTTTTCAAGAATTTGCCAAAAGGATGGATAAGTTGGGGAAATTACTGTGACATGGTACAcacttcatcttttttttttccaaagccATTGGTGttatttaataacttttttctaTATACTGAACTGATATTTGATGTGGGTAGGCTTATAAAGAAACCAATGATGAAATTTGGTTAGAATATGCTGTCAGCTGCTTTCTTCAAGGTATTAAATTTGGCGTGTCTAACTCAAGAAGTCATCTAGCTCGTGTTCTGTATCTTCTCAGCTTTGATACTCCCAATGAGCCTGTGGGGAAGTCATTTGATAAGTATTATGACCAAATACCCCACTGGGTTTGGCTTTCTTGGATTCCACAACTCTTACTATCCCTGCAGAGGACAGAGGCTCCTCATTGCAAACTTGTTCTGCTTAAAATTGCCAGTGTCTATCCACAGGTAatgttttaatttgttattgtaCTCTACTTCATTCTGACAATTCTGACAATGATCTTAAGATTCTCTCATCACAAATCTCAGGCTCTGTATTACTGGCTGAGAACATATTTGCTTGAACGGCGTGATGTTGCAAATAAGTCTGAATTAAATAGGGCATTGGCCCAACAAAGAATGCAGCAAGGTGTATCGAGCACTGGTGCTGCTTCTCTTGGCTTGAATGATGGAAATGCGAGAGGACAAGGTCATGGTGTGTCCTCAGCCAGTCAAGTTCACCAAGGCTCTCAATCTAGTGGTGGAATTGGATCCCATGATGGTGGAAACTCTCATGGGCAGGAACCAGAACAGTCAGGTGTGGAGAGCAGTGTACATGCAGGAAATGACCAAGCTTTGCAACAAAGTACTTCAACCATCAACGAAGGTAGTCAGAATGCATTAAGACGTAGTGGTGCTTTGGTAGCTTCTGCTGCTAGTGCTTTTGATGCTGCAAAGGATATAATGGAGGCTCTTAGAAGCAAGCACACAAATTTAGCCAGTGAACTTGAGGTGATGATTCCCATTGTAGATTTATTCAGTTGATCAATtgatttctatttattttgtggctcataattttttagtcaaaatactaatgcatttttcttcaaaaaacaTTATGTTAATACCACCCTCATTTAGAGAAGTAGATTTTGACAGAAGTGAAATGGATATTTTGATTACTTCCCACGGTTTATCATATGCTTATTCATTGTTATTGATGAAAGACATTGTGGAAATAGTTTTgagtatacttacaaaaaagaaaatatactgCTTTGACCATAAAAACTTAAATGGTCCAAACCAAACAACTTTTGCAGATTCTGCTCACTGAAATTGGTTCAAGATTTGTAACTCTGCCAGAGGAGAGACTTCTGGCAGTGGTTAACGCGCTTCTCCACCGCTGTTACAAGTACCCAACTGCCACTACTGCAGAGGTCCCCCAATCTCTCAAGAAAGAGCTGTCTGGTGTTTGTAGGGCTTGCTTCTCGGCAGATGCTGTGAGTAAGCATGTCGATTTTGTGAGAGAATACAAGCAGGAATTTGAACGTGATCTTGATCCAGAAAGCACGACAACTTTCCCAGCCACCCTTTCTGAACTGACCGAACGATTGAAACATTGGAAAAATGTTCTCCAGAGCAATGTTGAGGACAGGTTTCCAGCTGTCTTGAAGCTGGAAGAGGAAAGCAGGGTGCTGCGTGACTTCCACGTTGTTGATGTTGAGGTTCCCGGACAGTATTTTAGCGATCAGGTAAATGTAACGGGTGTATGCATGTTTTAGTTCTCTCAGAGGGATCCCTGTTTATTTGAGGGATTTTACTATTTGTTTGTAGTTGGATATATGGAGCTGcaaataatatatcttttttcCCTGGCCATCTTTtgagtatattatattatttttcccttcacaaaaaaaaaaaaaaaaaaagttttattaaagcTGAAGTCTGCTATTATTTCGTACTGTTCTTTAGTGCTTTCTCTGccattcttataaaaaaagcaTTGTACAGGAAATTGCACCTGATCATACAGTGAAGTTAGACAGGATCGGAGCTGATATACCGATTGTGCGAAGACATGGAAGTAGTTTCCGGCGTCTGACTCTAATTGGCTCGGATGGCTCTCAACGTCATTTCATTGTCCAGACATCACTGACCCCTAATGCTAGAAGTGATGAACGCATATTGCAGCTTTTCAGGGTGATGAACCAAATGTTTGATAAGCACAAGGAATCAAGACGCCGTCACATATGCATTCACACACCGATTATTATTCCTGTTTGGTCACAGGTTATAAGCTTTCCTTGTATAAAAATCtgttttgtttacttttttatatattttaatccaTGAATATGATCAACTTTGACAAGGTAGCGAAAGAGTTACTAATAAATTTACTGTGTCTCCAGACTGGGACCTGCCAACAGAGGGTCCCAACAAGAATCATGTCCCTTCTTGATTCAGTTGCTGCTTTCTAAAGCTAATGTTTTAACTGATTACTGCATGAATAGGTCCGCATGGTAGAAGATGATTTGATGTACAGCACCTTCCTTGAGGTGTATGAGAACCACTGTGCAAGGAATGACAGAGAGGCAGATCTGCCCATCACCTATTTCAAGGAGCAATTGAACCAAGCAATATCTGGCCAAATCTCCCCAGAAGCTGTAGTAGATCTTCGTCTCCAAGCTTATACTGACATAACAAGAACTCTTGTAACTGACAACATTTTCTCCCAATATATGTACAAGACTCTGCTGAGTGGCAACCATATGTGGGCTTTCAAAAAGCAATTTGCCATCCAATTGGCCCTTTCAAGTTTCATGTCTTTCATGCTACAAATTGGGGGAAGATCCCCAAACAAGATATTATTTGCCAAGAACACGGGGAAAATATTCCAGAACGATTTTCATCCTGCATATGATGCAAATGGAATGATCGAGTTCAATGAACCCGTGCCTTTCCGTCTGACAAGGAACATGCAAGCATTCTTCTCCCATTTTGGAGTGGAAGGCCTAATAGTATCTGCTATGTGTGGTGCGGCGCAGGCTGTGGTTTCACCCAAAGTGAGTTCTACTCAGAACTGTCAGTATGATATAGTTAATTTAAATCATTAATAACCATTTTGATTGACTTGATCTCATATTTGCCATATTGCAGCAAAGTCAGCATCTATGGCATCAATTAGCTATGTTTTTCAGGGATGAGCTGCTGTCTTGGTCTTGGAGAAGACCACTTGGCATTCCCTTGGCCCCTATTGCTGGAGGGAGCAGTACTAACCCCGTCGAATTTAAACAGAAGGTCACAATCAATGTCGAGCATGTAATTAGCCGGATTAATGGAATATCCCCACAGTATTTCTGTGAAGAGGTAAGCCCCTGGCTCCAATTTCACGgtgttttggattttgttaGGGAGGGGAGCGAGAATCAAGAGGGAATGGAAaggacaagaaaagaaaagatgggggggatattccttttttttttttttttttgttatgtttttaaagTGAAAATACACATATCTCCCTCAAACTACTACCCAATTTAAAACCACCCCAAGATTATCAATTTCGACAATCCATCTCCCAAATTATCAAGAAATTGATGTCCACTCCTTTCCTCATTAGAAAAAGATCAATTTAACActagaatttctcaaaaaagacaaaatgccctcttaaattaaaaagaatatatatattttgttaaaaattattttttgaaaaaataaaaatagctcttaaaattttaatattttaaacaatataattaatgtaGAAAAATTATGTCTATTGTTATCATATTGTaatatgttttcatttttttttttgacttgtaaaaaaaaaatgttttgatgtggttatttcaaaattttgaaatttggttttcagtttttttcttttttgacttctcaaaaaatgtttcaaaaaaaaaaaaaaatgatgtccactgcttttattttcttgtcattattgtcaaaaataataagtttaggAAAGTGATTGCGAGTTAGGTTGTAGTTTGAGGGGGTTTGTGCACTTTActccttatttttattattgctaGCCTGATAAAATGAggaaatatatgatatatgctAATATTAGTGAGGGACTTTAGAATAttaccaggaaaaaaaaaaaatgtacacaTGGCTTCTTCATCTTTCATTAGAGCCTCTTTGTGTTGTTAACTTGTTACTATCATCATCCTACAAACACAGGAGGAGAATACTGTGGACCCACCCCAGTCGGTGCAGAGGGGTGTCACTGAGCTGGTTGACGCTGCGTTGACCCCAAGGAACTTGTGCATGATGGATCCTACATGGCATCCCTGGTTTTGATTAAATGGCCTGTGATTATTGATTACTGGagatggtgtatatatatatataggcatctTTTacattgtaaaaaatatttatctttttcttattattatgcTCTTTCTATTGGTATCTTCTATCTCTCTTGGCACACCATATTCATAATTCATCatcatatgtttaaaaaatcCTTGGCATTATTAttcttctcactctctctctctcacccacaCCCACACACGCAAACGTGCGCACAGTAGTTGCTTTCCTCCAAAGCCTTTCCTATCGAAAaggacaaaaatgacaaatcatttTGGTAATTTAGATGTTTAAACCCTAATGCAGCAGGAGGATATTATTAAGTTGTGATTTGGAGGTTTAGGTCCCGTGCACACAGAGCAACACAACTTGGACAATTCTCCTCGTCAGAATTACTCTCTctccattaaaaaattaatttcttttttgcgaatttatttttcaaagcttttacttttttatggaatgagagaaaaagcAGATATTTTCCGAAATCTATTTGATGTtgttaaaaatagatttaatatattaaatttaacgcatcaaaaagttttttttattttttgttgatccaatgaaaaaaaaaaaaaaagggaaaacgCGTATATACTACGTGTAGGGAAGTCCTTTGTTTTATTAATTGTCACACTGTATGTCACACTTACAGTGCTATGTCTGACGTTGAACTAAAATTCATAAATCTAATGTGACATTCGATGAAGTTGTGTCATTCACTTTGGTGAAGTGAACTTTCTTAAAAACATCcccaaaatcccaaaacaataagaaaaagttataaccaAAAAGTAAAGTTGAAAGGCAAAAGGGGTCCAAGAAAGACAGCCAGCCATagtcgtaaaaaaaaaaaagcacttcAGTTATCTTctcctccctcctcctcctGCACTGGAAAACGCAGGTGCTTCCCTTTGGGTGTGGGCAAGCCCTTCAACCGCAGTTTACTTGGCGAATCCTCACTACTCTTTTTCGCACACTCCTCTTCTGCTCCAACAAGCTCATCTTCACTGTCGTATACAAACCTCGTGTGTTTTCCTTCAAACTTGGGAGCAATTCTCTTCTCATTACTACCATTCACGAAAATTTTGTTAATTCCCTCACACAGTTCATCCACCAGTCCtccatcatcttcttctccttcttcctgATCAATTTcatcgtcttcttcttcatcatagtagttttcttcttctccttcttcctcatcttcatcatggGTACTTGCATTGACCTGGATAGACCAGACTGAAGCGTCATCATCTTCAGCGCATGACTTCTCTTTGTCATAACTCTCTCCTCCTCCCGCTTGGTAAGTAAGCCCCGAGGGACACTCTGATGAATCAGAGTTGTTTTCAGACTTCTCAGAGAAATCCAGCAGTAATGACCTCGTTATCAGAATCTTTTCGGTTTCAAGACTCTCTTGCTTCTTTCCGTCGAATATATTACTGATCACCTGCCATATCGATTTTCATATAAACAACATCATAATAAAAAACCATAGAGTTTTCTGATAACAAAAAGAACCCAAATAATATTCCAGattcttattttcaaaatcttcaagattATTGATCTGCCGGGAAACTTTTGGTCATATAGATGAAAGTTTGGATACATTTCTCAATTTGTGGAGAAAAAAGATCACCGCTTTTTACAAACCGAAAGCCAATGCaatcataatatatagatataataagAACCCACTTGAAATTCCCAAATCTATAAGTGCATTTTGATAGGCACAGGTCAAACGAACCTGAGAAATCAATTGTTCTTCGACGACAGGAGACGGCACAGCAGAAGCCAAATCACCGTTGTTGCTAGAGAGACTTGAGATTTGGGGGGTGTTCGCCGGGGTTGGGGCAAGAAGTCCGGCCGGTGAGTTGACAAAGCCTTTGAGATGAAGAAAGGGACGGCTTTCCAGCGAGATCTTCGAAAGCTCAGCCTCTTCTTCCACCCTCTGCAAGAGGGTCTTGACCTGACCCCTAAGTAAGGCCTCTCCCGTCCCAGGCGTTTTATTATTGGCTCTCCTTTGCTTGGCTATGGCTGATGATGGGGTCTCCAAGCTCCCCATCGCAAGCCCAACTATCGGAGAGTCATTAGTTATATCAATCAGCGCGGACCgatcttcttgttgtttcaCTTTTCTTTGCCTCGATTTTGAGAGACCCATTTCAGAATCTTCAATCTTCCCTGAAAAAACCATCGAAACAAGAAAGATTACAAACCCGTTAGCATCAATCTATGGTCATTCACAAACATACAAAAACAATATACTTCTCTTTGAAGAACCACCCATTTAACTATTCAAGAAATGGAACAAACCCATTCTTTTTCTGTCTACGGtagatttgaagaaaagaaaaagaaacagagaaTCACTCACTTGAGATGGGAATGCCGCTGCTATTGTTGTCGTTGTTTACATGAGAAGCCAAAGCCTGGGACCTTGTGACTCTTCTGGTTGATGATGGGGTCTCCATTGGATTTGTATCAAGAAAAGAATCTCCGGAGAACTGACTAATTTTTTGCCCTGATTCGACCGGAAAGGTCAGCGATCGGAAAAGGAACAGAATAGAGAAAGAACGGAAGAAAACTGGATTCCAAAAGAACGATGAAAAATAGATGTCTTTGAAGCAAAAGGTATTTGGGTGCTTATAAAGAGGTTTGGCAACGGGGTTTAAACGCTAAGATGACCGTTGGAGCCTGCAAAAGGAAGCCTCGATCTGCGATTACGAAAAAACTAGccgttgtgatttttttttttttttttaactgtagTCAAATTGCCTCTCCGGTTTCCAGTTTTACGGTTCTCTCGTTTAGGCAATATCATATCATTTGATAAAAGCAAAAGAATATTAACAATTAatcgagagagaaaaaaatatattaaaagtaattaatCCAGGAATTAGTTCTTCAATGACCAATTATAGGAATTCTATAATGTGATTTATCAGCAATATTTAGATGCTCAAGGAACCAATTATAGTAATGCTAtatttatgaacaatatatattatatcttttaaggaaaattatttgtatagtcATAAAGTATTAAAGTGTGTAAGCAacatatacttattttaaaaataactctactcatcatctctatactatagtctatacacatgttataagaaaaaaaattaaaaattaaaaaataaaaacaagtatggtataagaaaaattctattcctaagcctcatacaccacacaccatcctttttatgatttctttaattttattctcttaccaaatatgtggtatatgtattatgagtagaataattcaattattttaagaataataaaaccaaaaaaaactttataaaaatttaaaaaaaataaaaaaaatttggtgtgtggtgtatgggtaTGAgtagaaaatgatagtatgactcCCAAATATGCatacttatataatttaatttttttttcttaatggttaaggaattaactattagtgaatttgtatttttttttaattttttcgtaATGGTTAAAAATGTTCaagaaatgtttaaaagaaaaaggaaacacaAAAATTCATTTGCAATGGTGTGCATATTTGGATTGCACATTTGGGTGAGCACCCTAACATgtcattttttaatagtgagtctcttttttaaaagagactGTCCTGTCCGGAATTTGTACATCCtataactatatctaacattattaatattttaatatcgtATATAAAGTTCTATTTAATTTGAATCTGCTCATACAACATTTGATAATAACATTAATCTGAAAAGTTGAGTGCTGCCTAAGTGATCAATGactaatctaattatttttgtCCATCCAGATTCAAAggttaataaaacattaatctcAATGAGTGCAGAATATTGGGTGCCTAaagtctaatttttttcaaaattcattttgtaGTTTACCCATTCTTTAAGATTCAAAGCTATTTATATCCTACCACATTGCTTATTTTCTCATAAGTTTTGGTTAAGTACTCCTTGTCCTATGTGATATGTTGCCCAGATGACTAACATAAGAGGGGGTAAATTGAattgtatttaataatttacaattataaaccaaatgtacaatataaaatatgagcaAAATATGAAGTAACAGTAAATATAAAGCGTAAGGGTAAGAGAGAAgcaaactcagtattttaacAAAATTCAGCCCCACTGCCTACGTCCTCGCCTCAAGCTACTCCTTAAGAATTCTCAAATTCACTATCCAATCTCCTTCAGGTGGAGATAGAAACTTATTACCCTTTTGAGTAGTACCATTACAACGAATTTTTGTAGAACACCCTCTACACTTGCAATCACCTTACATGTGGTGATTCAACGTCTATTCCCTGTGTACAACACATTCTACACACATAAGGGTTATACATACCCTTTTATTGATA
Protein-coding sequences here:
- the LOC108997646 gene encoding uncharacterized protein LOC108997646, which encodes METPSSTRRVTRSQALASHVNNDNNSSGIPISRKIEDSEMGLSKSRQRKVKQQEDRSALIDITNDSPIVGLAMGSLETPSSAIAKQRRANNKTPGTGEALLRGQVKTLLQRVEEEAELSKISLESRPFLHLKGFVNSPAGLLAPTPANTPQISSLSSNNGDLASAVPSPVVEEQLISQVISNIFDGKKQESLETEKILITRSLLLDFSEKSENNSDSSECPSGLTYQAGGGESYDKEKSCAEDDDASVWSIQVNASTHDEDEEEGEEENYYDEEEDDEIDQEEGEEDDGGLVDELCEGINKIFVNGSNEKRIAPKFEGKHTRFVYDSEDELVGAEEECAKKSSEDSPSKLRLKGLPTPKGKHLRFPVQEEEGGEDN